CTGGAAATGAATAAAAACAAGGAAGTTATTGTAAACTGTGATTGTACTACTTCTGTTCCGGGGGCTTTTGCAGCTGGAGACATAACAAACATCCCGGAAAAACAAATTATCGTTGCTGCCGGCGAAGGTGCCAAGGCCACTCTTAGCGCGTACAAATACCTGTTAAGACTGGAGTCCGAGCCCAAAGCATATTTTCACCATATTGACAACACGGCTAATGAACACCAAAGGCAAGGAGTGCCGTTACATTAATCAATATCATGTTCAATCTCCTCTAATATAACCCTAGCCTTTGCCAGGTCCTTCTCCCTTACAGCCACCTGTACCCCACCGATAAGAACAGGGGTATACATGGCGGAATGCTCGTGGTAAACAAAGGACTCAATACCTTCACTTTCCAATAGACCCCTGAAAATATGCGC
This Bacillota bacterium DNA region includes the following protein-coding sequences:
- a CDS encoding DUF2007 domain-containing protein; the protein is MRVMKDNKENRPVVVASFLNANEAHIFRGLLESEGIESFVYHEHSAMYTPVLIGGVQVAVREKDLAKARVILEEIEHDID